A single genomic interval of Prunus dulcis chromosome 5, ALMONDv2, whole genome shotgun sequence harbors:
- the LOC117627746 gene encoding GDSL esterase/lipase At1g71691 encodes MAINLLLITLLCILISTVVSQPGSPPFPQELINAIIVPTPSPSSSSIPPTPTPSIPQTPLVPALFVIGDSSVDCGNNNFLGTFARADHLPYGRDFDTHQPTGRFCNGRIPVDYLALRLGLPFVPSYLGQNGRVEGMIQGLNYASAGAGIIFTSGSELGQHVSFTQQVQQFTDTYQQFILSLGEQAAIDLISNSVLYISIGINDYIHYYLRNVSNVQNLYLPWSFNQFLASTLRQEIKNLYSINVMKVVVIGLAPIGCAPHYLSQYRMKDGQCVEEINDTVMEFNFVMRYMIEELREELPDSNIIFCDVFEGSMDIIKNSEHHGLNATADACCGLGEYKGFVMCLSPEMACSNASNHIWWDQFHPTDAVNAILADNVWNGLHTKMCYPMNLEEMVAFDS; translated from the exons ATGGCGATCAATCTTCTTCTTATTACTTTGCTCTGCATTCTCATCTCAACCGTTGTTTCACAGCCTGGCTCTCCTCCATTTCCTCAAGAACTCATCAATGCCATCATCGTCCCCACTCcttcaccttcttcttcttcaatcccTCCAACCCCAACACCCTCAATCCCACAGACTCCTCTTGTCCCTGCTCTCTTTGTCATCGGCGACTCCTCTGTCGACTGTGGCAACAACAATTTCCTCGGAACTTTCGCTCGTGCTGACCACCTTCCCTACGGTCGAGACTTCGATACCCACCAACCCACTGGGAGGTTCTGTAATGGCAGAATCCCTGTTGATTATCTTG CACTTCGTCTCGGGCTGCCTTTTGTACCGAGTTATCTTGGGCAGAATGGAAGAGTGGAAGGTATGATTCAGGGATTGAATTATGCATCAGCTGGTGCTGGAATCATATTCACCAGTGGTTCGGAATTG GGTCAACATGTTTCCTTCACCCAGCAAGTTCAGCAGTTTACAGATACCTACCAGCAGTTTATATTAAGTTTGGGCGAGCAAGCTGCTATTGATCTTATCTCGAATTCAGTGCTTTACATTTCAATTGGAATCAATGACTATATACATTACTATTTGCGTAATGTATCTAACGTGCAAAATCTGTATCTACCGTGGAGTTTCAATCAGTTTTTAGCATCTACATTGAGGCAGGAAATTAAG AACTTGTACAGCATAAATGTCATGAAGGTGGTTGTGATAGGGCTGGCACCTATAGGCTGCGCTCCTCACTACTTATCTCAGTACAGAATGAAGGATGGACAGTGTGTTGAGGAGATAAACGACACGGTGATGGAGTTCAACTTTGTGATGAGGTATATGATTGAGGAGCTACGCGAAGAGCTTCCTGATTCCAACATCATCTTCTGTGATGTGTTTGAAGGTTCGATGGATATAATAAAAAACTCTGAACATCATG GTTTGAATGCCACAGCTGATGCTTGCTGTGGGTTGGGGGAGTACAAGGGTTTTGTCATGTGCTTATCACCAGAAATGGCTTGCAGTAATGCTTCTAACCATATCTGGTGGGATCAATTCCATCCAACTGATGCAGTCAATGCCATCCTGGCTGATAATGTGTGGAATGGCCTGCACACAAAAATGTGCTATCCCATGAACTTGGAGGAAATGGTAGCGTTTGACTCCTAA